GTCATCGAGGGGCGACGCGGCGCTTCTTTCCGAGCCGCAGCGGACGTGCGGGCGACGGGTGGAGGTCAGTCCTCGCTCTGCGACGGCGGCCCTGGGAAGGTAAGGCGCCTCAAGCACGGTTCTCATGGCACCGAGGCCTTCCATCGTCAGCTGCTAGTGGAAAACAGGCGTGAATGGGGCAGGCCATCCGCTTATCTCTCTTGTCAGTACGAAAACCGCGGCCTGGACTCCTTTTCCTTGGACTACATATCCCATCACTGTTGCCCAGAGGCACGGGGCCTCAATGCTGGCCGCGGGGAAGACGATCCCGGAATGGGGAGGCATCCCGAGGCCATCCAGTCCAGGCCTCTCGCAGAGTGGGCGtcccggattcgcttaacgactgtatTAAgccaggtcgtaaaacggggcagttGACTGGACGACCGCCTTCCTTAGCGATTGTTCATTACAGCTGGTCTTTGATTGACGTCAgttagtttagtgaccgttcaaagttgggtTCCATTgaggttgtatgtcgaggaccgcAATCCAGTTTTGcttatcagtgtgtgtgtgtgtgtctgggggGGGGATTATGGGCTTGGATCATGGCCCTGGACATACGACCACAGTCATGCCTTGAAACGTTTGTTCCTAAGCAAGACCgtcgttaagtgagctttgcccccttttacaaccttgctttgttgtgaatcgctgcggttgttaatAGTAACACAATGTTAAATGAATTGGGCTTCCCCATTTGACTTAGCTgggggaaggtcgcaaaagcagaTCAACACGACACTGTGACCGTCGTAAATCCgaaccagttgccgagcatccgaacttggatcacgtgaccacggggatgctgcaatggtcataagtgtgataatcggtcataagtcttttttttcccagtgttGTAACAACAGTCACTAAATATACGGTTCTACCTATATTTTACTACCTAAAAAGCGAACATGATCCTGAGTTatgtaaacagaggcatagaatcgaaATCGTGTGAAGCATTACTACTGCTTTGTAAAGCCGTAGTAAGGCCCCACCTGGAATAccgcgtccagttttggtcaccacattacagaaaagatgttgagactttggaaaaagtacaaagaagagcaactaaaaggaTTAAAGACccggagactaaaacacatgaagaacggtggGAGGAATTGAgtatggctaatctagagaaaagaaggagtaggggtgacatgttagcagtcttccaatatttgaggggctgccccaaagaagagggggtccacttattttccaaagcaccagaaggcaagaaacaaCAAATGGAAACTAATGgaggtgagaagcaacctggagttgAGGAGAATTTTCCCAAGAGTGaggagaattaaccagtggaatagcttgccaccagaagtcatgggtgctccatcattggaggcttttaagaaaagactgaacacCCACCTATCTATAAAGgcgaatgtttgtagctcagagtcAAAATGATGGGTCCttggcttgttttttttctttctttaccccAACTGGGTAACAGCTACCTATTTGAAATGATCTATtatctcctgcttaggcagggggttggactagaagatctccaaggttccttccacctctattctgattgagaaTATTTCTGTTTGTTTGATTGGGTTTCCTCAAGCCATTGTTGAAGgctaaaaagaagggggggggtttgtggagaggaggaggaggaagactggggGAGGGATGTCCCTGGTTTTCTCAGCTTGGTGGATTGCtggaagacatttcatgacccagctaggtaacatcatcagtgctaaaaaagAGTGGTGTTTCTGGAGTAGAAAAGACGAGAAGGAGTGCAGCCCTTGGTTGTTGAGTCAACtatggaacatcatcagtgctaaaaggaagGGGGGGTTGTGGAGTGGGGGAAGAGGActttgaggtccttggtgctctctgagcctggtggtttccttgcagatgtttcatgatccaactagggaacatcatcagttctaagaGGAACTGGgagttgctctctgtttatatgcaaGCGGCTTGCTGGCGCAGTGTTGATAATCAAAggaccaacaacaacaaccctcaaaatgacgctatagagcactgcgcaccagaacaactagacacaacaacagttttttcccgaagggcatcactctgctaaacaaataattccctcaaccctgacaaactatttactaaatctgcactactattaatctcatagttcccatcaccaatctctttccacttatgactgtatgactgtaatttttgctgcttatcattaagtgttaaattacaCCCtacgaccatcatttgtgttgtaaatgttaaatgttgtaccttgatgaaggtatcttttcttttatctacactgagagcatatgctccaagacaaattcctggtgtgtccaatcacacttggccaataaattctattctattctattctattctattctattctattctattctattctattctattctattctattctattctattctattctatcctatcctatcctactctactctactctactctactctactctactctactctactctactctactctactctactctactctactctaccttattctactcttattctattctactctattctattctactctactctattctactctattctattctactctactctactctactctactctactctaccctattctactcttattctattctattctattcttttcccctcctcccttctccccttccctGCAGATCCCCAGCAAGATGGCGGCCAGGCTGATGCACCGCTGGTATTGGCTCTGCCGAACCTTCTCTCCCTTGGGCCTCCAAGCTGGCCAGTTGACCAAGGCTATGCGGTCAAGCAGACCTCCCTACGTCTCGATGACCACTTACAACCTCTCGCAAGTGGCAGACATCTCCGTGAAGGAGGCGGAGAGCAAACCCCTGGAGAAGCCCACCAGGTGGGAAGACCTCATCATGGCTTCTTCCAGCGTGGAGGAACTCCTTTCCCCTGAACATCTGCAGGACCTTGGCGGGAACCAGGCCGCCCTCATGATCACACGCTTGTCCCATCTGGCCTCACAGCTGAAACTGGACCACGAGGAGATCTTGAAGGATAAACGTTTCCAAGCGCTGCTCCATCGCACGTACAAGGAGGTAGGTTGTGGGCCTCCCTATGTGCAGAACCTGCTGTATCTCCTGGTAGCAGGTCTCTCCAGGCCAGGAGAAGTCAGATTTAGATATGTGGCTGAGTTTGAATTGGGACTCCTGTCAGATGCCTTTTCTGTCCTGACAGGTGCTTGCTGGACAAGAACGATCTCTGTTGACAGAGAAATTTTAACACGAGGTAGTTATGGGTCTCTTTGTGTTCAGAAGCCTCTGGGTGTCCTGGGTGGCCAGAAGAAGGCAGGTTTAGATATGTACGTAGGAGAGTTTGGATTGAGAGTTTCAATCCTGTCAGATGCCTTTTTCGTCCCGAAGGACACTTCCTGGATGAGAACGGAGTTCTCCTGACGGTTTAACACAAGGATGCCGGTTACTCTACATGGATCAGCTTTCTGCTCAACCAGGGAGCATCTCTAATGTCTTGGGTGCGACAGTGCCCCGTCAGATATCTTAAAGAAGAGATATCTTAAAGTTTTGTGATGAAGTTAGACCTTAGTTCACGTTTTTCCAACATGGCAGCTTtttaagatacgtggacttcaatGTCCGGAACTCCCTTCCAGCTTCCAGAATTGGTGACTGGGAAATTCGGGAGGTGAAATCCATGGTAGGTGGAGTAAGTAGGATCACGATAGGAGATACACCAAATTGTTTGCGTACCATGCCAGGCATTCTTTTTCAGCGTGTATTGCCATTTGTGTCCCTGCTCTCTTATAATCTCCAAATTCTGcaaatccctttctctccaaactCTGACTGCAATGGGGATCGTGTAGCTGAGGGACATGGAGAAAGTTGAAATGCACGTTCTTTTTCTGAGCCCCAGCGTAACATTGAAAAGTCGTTGAATGTGGCAGTTACTAAAAGAGGACTACCGTCACTAGTGAGAGGCTTTTTCCTTAGGAGGGGAAAGAGCTGCAGGTACAATCTATGCCTGCTCACTAGCTTCCTATCGAGGTGTATCTGAAATTAGTGACAAAATACAACCCCCTCTTTGTGTATAGAGCCAGTTTagcatagtggttaaggtgctggcctagaaaccagaagttAGTCCTGCCTAATGcaggaaacctggctgggtgacattgggccaatcacatGGCGACATTGAGTTCTAATATTGCctgaggcatgaaaaccagctgggtgactttgggccagtcatcaggagacggtgaggTAGCTTAGGTAGTCTCGGTCCTTTTTTTGTCAACCCTGTTGCCACTTTGGTTGATATTGGAGCAATTGTCAGCTGAGGACGACCCGCAAAAAAAGAAATGGGATAacagtaaattaaaaataaataaattatgcttgCGTtttgttccccccaccccactgcaggccTCCAGGATCCATCAAATGGGGTTGATTAACCTCCTGAAGAGTCTTTATTTTTTGGGGGTCAACCCCCAGCAGAAGGAGTTGCATTCAGCTGAGCAGGAGCTGCGCTGGCGCCTGCGCGAACTCTCCTACCGGCGCCTGGCATCCTTGGCCACTTACCTAGCCACCTACATCCCCAAGGAGAAACCTCACGAGCTTCTGACTGAGCTTTTTGCCCAGCTGGAGATGCGTTGGGCCGAGATAGAAGATGCCAACACCATCGCCATGCTCATGGCCAAACGGGGGTACCTCTCGCCGCAACTCCGGGAGCGGCTGGAGGACAAGGTAACTTGGCTTGCGGGTTTTCtgacgcaggggtctccaaccttggtccctttaagacttgcggacttcaactctcagagagctttgctggctgagggactctgggagttgaagtccacaagtcttaaagggaccaaggttggagacccctgctttgctggctgagggactctgggagttgaagtccacaagtcttaaagggaccaaggttggagacccctgttctgacgGACATTTTAGGACCCGATTAGGTGACGTCATCAGTCATGTGGGAATTCTggcaaaggaggaggaagaggaggaggaagagtggggaggaggaggactgtggagtccCTGGTGTTCTCAGAGCTTGGGGGTGTTCTTATGGACGTTTCGGGACCCAACTGGGCGACACCATCAGTGCTATAAAGATGTGGGATTtctggaaaggaaggggaggagggtggggtCCTTCATGCTTTCTGAGTTTGGgggttttctggcagacatttcagGACCCAACCagctaacattttatttatttatttatttataatttaatttctataccgcccttctcctgaaggactcagggcagtttacagccatatttaaaaacacaaaatacaaacaacaagtttaaaacagaattgAAAGCAAATATTCAATAGGCCGAAtagactaaaacggtcatagaccgacataaaacccatttaaaattaagattaaaaattacgcttaggccagtcccgcacaatgaaataataaagtcttaagttcacgtttgaaggtacggaggtcggggagttggcgcaaccccggaggcagctcattccaaagggctggtgccgccacagagaaggctctccctctgggggccgccaaccgacattgtttggtcgatggcaccctgaggaggcccactctgtgagagcgcacaggtcgttgggaggctatcggtggcagaaggcggtctcgtaaatagcccagtcctaagccatggagcgctttaaaggtgataaccagcaccttgaattgcacccggaaggctaccggcagccagtgcaggccacgcaggataggtattATGTGGGAGcaatgaggtgctccctctatcacctgcgcagccgcattctggactagctggagcctcctggtgctcttcaaggggagccccatgtagagaacattgcaatagtccaggcgggaagtaacaagggcgtgagtgaccgtgcgtaaggagtcccggtctaggaaggggcgcaactggcgaatcaggcgaacctgataaaatgctcccctggcgacagccatcaAATGACGGCCGTCAAACATCATCAgagcagggaggggagggaggacgaggaggaCTGGGGGGGTCCTCGATGCGCTCTGAGTTTGGCGGTCTTCtgccagacgtttcatgacccaagtagactacctcatcagttctagaaggaaGTGGGATTTATGGaacggaggaggaggacgacagtagggtccttgatgctttctgagcttctgaaacatctgcaagacaatCCCCAAAATTCCGAGAGCATCAAGAACTCCATGGAAAGAgaaacccagataagcagggattatcaGCAGACAAaccatcaagcagaaaacaatactcgAATCAAGGGAAATTTCCTGAAaactcctctcccttctagcactgataatgttccctagctgggtcatgaaatgtctgcagaaaCCCCACCTAGTTTACAAACCACCGAGAACCTCACAGctgccctcttcctccctctccccctcctctcttcaaacccccctcccttctagcactgatgaggtttccctccctccttccctctctccctccctctcctaatTCCCTGGCTCCCTTTTCCTGCAAATTCCTCTCATttcaagcactgatgaggttccctAGCTTGGTCGTgagacatctgcaaggaaacctacACAGCTCAGAGATCACCGAAAACTCcacagtccttcctcctcctccctttaaaccctcccttccttctagcattgatgctaTTCCCTATTTGGGTCACAAGATGTCTGCAAGGAAGCCATCcagctcaagagagcaccaaggagcccaaaccccttctcttcttcctctgcacatcccccctcccttctcgCACCAATGGCGTTCCCTtactgggtcatgaaaggtctgtaaGAAAtgcacccagctcagagaccaccgaggagcaccccctcctcctttccacatCCCCCCACTTCCCTCCTTGCTCCTTATGCTTTCCCTCTGCCACTTTccatcctgttgtgtctgcgcccccccgagccgggccccctgccagaaagtgacttggaaagtgagagggaagggtcgtcaggacttatctcgggagcaccggcttccctggctcagctccaggagccagaggcaggccaggtggaagagataacgaggcctccatcccctgactctttcccgaccccccaggccacgccttcagacccagctgatggcaatcaggcctggctggatcctaggtttcataggcaggagaggcgggaacaacagaagcaagggtggggcaggcctaggaagtgctgagtcatggagccacatcccacaggatataaaggcagccagagctgctgtgtctcttcgtagcaggcaaatcagctGCTTGACTAGAGGTGAAGtattgtttgttgactcatcggcgtcgagggagataacagagacacttggtagacgctcgctagtttgctgccagagctgatagcgccggctaattaagtcatcgctctgagtgaggcgaagggggacagaacacatcctccctctctcccgcCCGGTCTCCctgcctcttcccccctcccctcccctcagtcCTCTTTGTCCCTGACGCTAAACGGATCTTTCCCCGCAGAGCCTGGAGCTGGCCGCCCACTTCTCTCCCGAGGACATCCGGAGGATCGCCGTCATCCTGGCCCAACAAAACCTCCGTTCCTTGCCGCTTCTTCGAGCCATCTCCTACCATTTTGTCCAGAAGCATTTCGCCGTCGAGCCGGATATCCTCCTGGATTTGGCTTATGCTTTTGGTGAGCGATCTGTCTCCTTTTCCCGGGGAAAATTCGGTTTGTCGGGAGAATTCGCCGAATAGGGGGTTTcttccttgacttacagctgcAAAATAGGATCATCCGAATTTCTGTGGCCGAGTGAGGAAATTTGGGCTTTGATGAGCCGGTTTTGAGTGCCTCATCACAGTGTGGAGCTGCTATGTTTTTTTCTGGCCCCGTTGCGATTtttgacggtcactaaatgaatcgttgtaagtcaaggactctttTCCctggccttttaaaaaaaatgtccaggAAGCATTTGGACAACATAGTTAGTTCTCCATTTATGATAATTGTAATCGAGGCCCacctttctgtcgctaagtgagaccattgttaagtgagcttcacCCCTTGGCACCCCCTTTCTTTtccgctgttgttaagtgaaatcccCGCCATCATCAGCTGACAACCgcagtggagcccaaaatgttggtcactaagtgaaacgtTGGGGGTGAGTTTCTCCCCGGTTGTACGACCATCCTTGCCgcattcattaagcaaatcctTTCAACTCAAaaacggtcattaagcgaattgggcccattgactttgctcttcGGAAGGCGATGATCAGGTGACACACACTGCTCCCTAGGATGCTGCGACccatcgtaagtatgagtcagcggccaagcggctgaattgtgatcactgaatggtcataagtatgaaaaacggtcatgaagtccctttttttcagtactgctgtaactatgaacggtcactaaacgaggaccGTGCATACTGGGGTTGGGGGCGTCACTTGTGTTCTGATGAAGCAGACGGAGAGCGATGGGTCGCAGAGTTTGGACTTCCGTTGGCTGTCGCGAGATGGGAGAACTTAGCGGAAATGGGTTAGATTGGAGCTAGGAGATACGCGCTCTGTTTGCCCCTCTCTTAGCTGAGCTGGATTCCAACTCCCATCATTCCCCGTCAAGAGGATTGGGGCCCATGCTCGGTGGGAGCCATAGTCACCTAGACCTGGAGGCTACAAGGCGATCCAGGCACCCTTTTCTGATATCAGAGAGCTACGTAGAGTCAGGAGGCCCTGAGCTGGTGTATCTCGGGGGCTTCCTGATCATCCCTGGTGCCAGGACAGAAGATCTGACCCTCTGTGGTTCCTCATCCCCTATTGGTCCATCCAGCACCCTCAGCTTGCCTAAAATTTTACGAAATGTAAGAAACATAAAATTCCACACCTCTTACCTTGAGGTGTTGAGTGTGAACCTCACCAGGGATGGGACAACCTTGGACAACTGAAAAGACCTCCTGCCTTGGGGGGTCTTTCTCCACATCCATTATGGGTTTGGACCTTCCTCTTCTTCCAACGTCCCAAccgcctctccctccctctcttcctgcgAAAGGGAAGCTGAATTTCCACCAGACTCAGATGTTCCAGAAGATCTGCTCGGACCTCCTGCCCCACTTCTCCAAGTTGCCTCCTACCGACGTGGTCCGTTGCGTGAAGTCCTTCTCCTACCTCAAATGGTTGAACCTGCCTTTCTTCGAGGCCTCTGCCGAGGTGAGCTCCGGGGAAGGCAGGAGAAGACACGGGTGGTTGGTAGGGAAGGGTCTCCGGATCAGGTTAGAAGGGCAATCCCCGAGGAGTCCGGTTCTGCTGACCACCGACGGAATGGAAGGAAGGGACGGTTTGCTCGTACCCGAAGGTTAAAGGAAGAAAGCAAGTCAACAGGAAGAGATCCTGAGGTGATCCTTCCAGAATCTTCTCGGTGGATGGAATGGAGTTTTGGCTTGTGTTGGTTCTCGTGGTGGGACTCCCAACCAGTGTTGGTatactttaagacaggggtctccaaccttggtccctttaagacttgtggacttcaactcccagagttcctcagccagctttgctttgctttgctttgctggctgagggactctgggagttgaagtccacaagtcttaaagggaccaaggttggagacccctgctttaagaggggtggacttcaactcccagaatcctccagcttatgaccacaattgaggccaacagttctgttgctaagagagacctGAAGTAAGTTTTGTTCGCCCCGTTTCCCAGCCTttcctgccactgttgttaagccaAGTCCTGCCATTTGTTTAAGTTAgtcagacggttgttaagtgaatctggcttccccgttaacaaggtcacaaaaggggatcacctgaccctgggacactgcgaccgtcataaatattagtcagttgccaaatgtccaaactTCGATCACCGGATgcttcaacggtcataagtgtgaaccatgtggctaagtcactttttttcagggctgttgtgacttcggatggtcactaagcgaattgttgtaagtggaggaccatCTGCCCTGGTGTTTGCTTTGGCCGTTTGCTCTCTGATCTCCCGTGGGTTGAAAAATTCAtaattcctcttccttttttcctccgtAGTACTTCATCCACAATAGCAAGAAATTTACTCTGAGCCAGCTGGTTAATCTCCTGGTTTCTTATGCCCGCTTGAATTTTCAACCCAGCAACAAAGAGGACTTTTACACCAAGGTGATTCTTTGCTATTTTCTGTTGTGCAGCTCCACATCCCGTGGATTAAGCTGAAATTAAACCCAGTTATTTAAAACTGTTGATTAAAAATACTCTATATAGAACCAATACAAAgttatagcatagcatagtattGTACAATATAGTTCAGTATAATATAGCGCAGTATTGTTCAGTACTATATAGTACTATATTATACAGTATACTATAATATACAATAGTACTGTATCGTATAGAATAGTACAGTATTGTATTATATAGTATTGTATTGTGTATTGTATACTGTATAGTATTGTTTACTATTATGGTATATAGTATGGTATTGTATAATACGTATTGTATTCTATAGTACCATATAGTATAGTACAGTATTATATATTGTAGTATAAAGTAGTGTAGTAttgtatagtataatatagtataatattatattgtatagtatagcatagcatagtataCTGTAgtattgtatagtgtagtataatATTGTATTGCACAGTATTCTATAGTATATTGTAGTATAAAGTAGTGTAGTATAGTATTGTATAATACTGTATAGTTTAATATTGTATAGTATTGTACAGtatgtattatattttatagTGTACTGTAGCATAGTATAGTGTAGTATAATATTGTCTAGTATAGTATTGCACAGTATTGTATAGTATTGACTTGTATTGTATAATCTTATATTGTATAGTCTTGTCTTGAATAGAACACAACAGAAGAGAGAgcgccaatttggtctagtgaggTTGCTAGCATGGAAACCAggtgaccgtgagttctagtccaggctTAGTCATGAAAACTAACTTgctgagtttgggccaatcaccaggagacagtgaattctactcccgccttaggcagggaagccagatgggtgactttgggccaatcacccaggagatagtgagttctagtcccgtcttaggcaggaaagccagctgggtgactttgggccagcccctctctctctcagtccagcctacctcacagggttgttgtggttgggaaaacaagaggaaggaggagtattAAGTATCTTTCTGCCCTCGAGTTACTTatcaaataataaaggcaagataaaaaccaaataaataaataaataaataaataaataaataaataaataaataaa
Above is a window of Ahaetulla prasina isolate Xishuangbanna chromosome 4, ASM2864084v1, whole genome shotgun sequence DNA encoding:
- the TBRG4 gene encoding FAST kinase domain-containing protein 4, with the translated sequence MLGFEVFKFMLVQVARLVEGARDVIEGRRGASFRAAADVRATGGGQSSLCDGGPGKIPSKMAARLMHRWYWLCRTFSPLGLQAGQLTKAMRSSRPPYVSMTTYNLSQVADISVKEAESKPLEKPTRWEDLIMASSSVEELLSPEHLQDLGGNQAALMITRLSHLASQLKLDHEEILKDKRFQALLHRTYKEASRIHQMGLINLLKSLYFLGVNPQQKELHSAEQELRWRLRELSYRRLASLATYLATYIPKEKPHELLTELFAQLEMRWAEIEDANTIAMLMAKRGYLSPQLRERLEDKSLELAAHFSPEDIRRIAVILAQQNLRSLPLLRAISYHFVQKHFAVEPDILLDLAYAFGKLNFHQTQMFQKICSDLLPHFSKLPPTDVVRCVKSFSYLKWLNLPFFEASAEYFIHNSKKFTLSQLVNLLVSYARLNFQPSNKEDFYTKSHHILDGQLGSLNPPLLVDLVWSLCVLQQAEAVHFQTVLLPKFFSSFFGNWTPARQNSWLKLMHINTTAQLESPGYDGPFLPPDKLTLQDLGVDRTPTSLQTEVNTILAKVAGSEAKVRFDVHTPFGWKLDAEMLLDSENNPLPVAECDALSVDWPSKESLASGVKRLAFLLWEFPNFSSRSKDLLGRFVLERRHLQTAGFVIVEVPYHEWFNLNTEWKKTQYLKDKMQKALAKDLAD